Proteins encoded in a region of the Egibacteraceae bacterium genome:
- a CDS encoding glycosyltransferase family 2 protein, translating into MLSLVMPVHNEGATLRTALERLGKVDMPVPWELIICDDGSTDGAVDAVSRDWVSGAVRVRVTRARVNRGKGAALRRGFALAEGDILGVQDADLEYDPADIPQLLRPILHGDAGVVFGTRQFGAHAAYSFWYVVGNRLLTLVAGALFDRYITDAYTCYKFFTRDLYEGTDLTATGFEIEAELTGGLLRQKPRVFEVPITYTARSREEGKKIRAADGWTGLVRLVRVRVRGR; encoded by the coding sequence ATGTTGAGTCTCGTCATGCCGGTCCACAACGAGGGGGCGACGTTGCGCACCGCCCTCGAACGGCTCGGCAAGGTCGACATGCCGGTGCCGTGGGAGCTCATCATCTGCGACGACGGCTCGACGGACGGGGCCGTCGACGCCGTCTCCCGGGACTGGGTGTCCGGCGCGGTGCGGGTGCGGGTGACCCGCGCTCGGGTGAACCGGGGGAAGGGAGCGGCGCTGCGGCGCGGCTTCGCGCTCGCCGAAGGCGACATCCTCGGGGTGCAGGACGCGGACCTCGAGTACGACCCCGCAGACATCCCCCAGCTGCTCCGCCCGATCCTCCACGGCGACGCCGGTGTGGTGTTCGGCACCCGCCAGTTCGGCGCCCACGCGGCCTACTCGTTCTGGTACGTCGTCGGCAACCGTCTGCTGACGCTCGTGGCGGGCGCGCTGTTCGACCGCTACATCACCGACGCCTACACCTGCTACAAGTTCTTCACCCGGGACCTCTACGAGGGCACTGATCTCACCGCCACCGGCTTCGAGATCGAAGCGGAGCTCACCGGCGGGCTGCTCCGGCAGAAGCCCCGCGTGTTCGAGGTGCCGATCACCTACACCGCGCGCAGCCGCGAGGAGGGCAAGAAGATCCGCGCCGCTGACGGCTGGACCGGCCTGGTTCGGCTCGTGCGGGTGCGCGTGCGGGGCCGCTGA